In Nasonia vitripennis strain AsymCx chromosome 2, Nvit_psr_1.1, whole genome shotgun sequence, a genomic segment contains:
- the LOC100116657 gene encoding polycomb group protein Psc, with protein MSGQSGGRLHLSTLNEQLTCKLCGGYFIDATTIIECLHSFCKSCIVKYLESNKFCPVCDAQVHKNKPLSNIRPDQTLQDIVYKLVPGCYQNEMRCRKEFYAKHPEEKNSVTSPEARGEPVESYIYSPDESLSLSLEYYSPEAAEETENDKEAASKHLPRRYLRCPAAVTVFHLQKLIRAKYGLSEAHRVDIMYKEAPLCATYTLMDIMYIYHWRRKVPLHLSYRIFESASKRIKLSEDNDEFKQSLSNSNMELESKDNEQSIKREWKEVQLKISETGVMSVMDISSLDSKKSTKINEINQQSGLDQAASNSYNVNKTVMKTEEKEAVKSCATSSKSKKVQQDSSAKKSEQAHEEKSSNVSLSAISASQNNSKSEEMEVKSIDQRDLSNELMKADNVKNDNSSKTPNDSAQTPSTGDKSQAQKAQQLLEKIKTEPVSTADKRSEGKQNLTNNNSINNENKAEANAKPNAKSNDAKGSPSAGSKINALSAKLQFQPKVGQVNNTYSKKSSVADKKATSTSPVKTTDTKPPKTTIKSEAKPSEGSSNTPVTELNASKVAVTSVSCSGVSIASSLTSGSSVAATYVTAPSTSIDTCATSVKLQQQHNNALQTVAAPSTESLASIGLHVSTTMPSQVNLNSWMAERSKNSSGKTAMSPDIQLRSMPGMPQIGKDIVCSTTASSPSSSMGRFNIQTPSMSIYSISTTMKNNVYTSATQNYSNSPSKQAMTKPGFGTSNMYPQVPPCPAAIPISLMKPAKTSKGTTLNEICAKISNASSSGSKINDICAKIGESSKEKSKIDAMQQQLQRNKPEVPDLLKISKKTMMTPVNESIHGSGKHIPNIPNVPIYTPSNSQALHASNEAAKDSVKRLATALVSSQAALMTPQMQKMSQKKHSQAVGYKTLRDPPKSWNPTLSKNNYVAAKNQAKEMQNQAQAAYGMNDGSGTASKQPASKQAKIFKIRNMPRYLGNPASGVKPMYGVVNEQSKDKDQSTSTKNNSPTMSMMKIDPQTLSPIVSSPNNSPIVSPPPYSPTARSYQNSPFTPRDICRNSNSPISPRNSPVNMLSTNPFIPSQTHNTNPRLIYSHFPPTFTDASRFSNPLIRSPIGISPPSAFHSSMPPSINKFYQRSGYMTQPQTSVAVAAAAAAAAATASFSSGVTAQQQQQHAPAVQRIPPSSHSSPVPTASSPSASSPSSASSKSPKTSSASPSGAGATNVKLTTTTTTSTTSTSVVDSVALQLAKGLAQRDSKIYDLTRTDSPKPSSDNTGATNQNASVLLQSAQIAKKSSEISNKAKSSPSVEVQKTSGETSTKHNDLDATNKSSQQEAKIAISTAATVTTTAVTTTVTKELDKDEKSHAKVNGGITITMTNNDKPKVDAAGQEKQEKVEKPTEDKSSVVDAATESEKSNSAASPSKSAPGKTVAQEAPQEKIETKQSVTAPQQKLQNTEGGKTGDAATTLQGKKIVADAQKEKAES; from the exons ATGTCCGGCCAAAGTGGAGGACGTTTGCATCTTTCAACGCTCAACGAGCAGTTGACCTGCAAACTGTGTGGTGGTTATTTCATAGATGCCACCACCATTATCGAGTGCCTACATTCAT TTTGTAAGAGTTGCATCGTCAAGTATCTGGAGAGCAACAAGTTCTGTCCCGTGTGCGATGCTCAAGTACACAAGAACAAGCCCTTGTCGAACATCAGACCTGATCAGACATTGCAAGATATTGTATACAAATTGGTACCTGGTTGCTACCAAA ATGAAATGCGATGTCGAAAAGAGTTCTATGCCAAGCACCCAGAAGAGAAAAACAGTGTTACATCACCCGAAGCTCGGGGAGAACCCGTTGAAAGCTACATCTATTCTCCAGATGAGTCACTCAGTTTGTCTCTGGAATACTACAGTCCAGAGGCAGCAGAAGAAACAGAGAATGATAAAGAGGCAGCTTCGAAGCATTTACCAAGGAGATATCTTCGATGTCCAGCTGCTGTCACAGTTTTTCATCTTCAAAAGCTTATCAGGGCAAAATATGGCTTAAGCGAAGCACATAGAGTAGATATCATGTACAAAGAAGCACCGCTATGTGCTACCTATACACTTATGGACATAATGTATATCTATCATTGGAGAAGA AAAGTTCCACTTCACCTAAGCTATAGGATATTTGAATCAGCTTCAAAACGAATAAAATTGTCAGAGGACAATGATGAGTTCAAACAGTCGCTCTCTAATAGTAATATGGAACTTGAGTCGAAAGATAATGAACAATCTATAAAACGCGAGTGGAAAGAAGTTCAACTTAAGATTTCTGAAACCGGGGTGATGAGCGTCATGGATATATCGAGTTTAGATTCAAAAAAGAGTACAAAAATCAATGAGATTAATCAACAGAGTGGCCTGGATCAGGCAGCCTCGAACTCTTACAATGTAAATAAAACAGTGATGAAGACGGAAGAGAAGGAAGCCGTGAAATCGTGTGCGACGTCttcaaaaagcaaaaaagtgCAACAAGACAGTTCAGCCAAAAAAAGTGAACAAGCGCATGAAGAGAAATCAAGTAATGTGTCATTGAGTGCAATCTCCGCGTCTCAAAATAATTCCAAAAGTGAAGAGATGGAAGTAAAATCAATTGATCAACGCGATTTGTCGAACGAACTTATGAAAGCAGATAACGTTAAAAACGATAATTCTTCGAAAACTCCGAATGATTCTGCCCAAACGCCGAGTACTGGTGACAAAAGTCAAGCACAAAAAGCGCAACAGCTGCTGGAGAAAATCAAAACAGAACCCGTAAGCACAGCTGATAAGCGCTCGGAAGGCAAACAAAACTTAACAAATAATAACTCTATAAATAACGAAAATAAAGCAGAGGCGAATGCAAAGCCTAACGCTAAGTCGAATGACGCAAAAGGATCGCCGAGTGCCGGTTCCAAAATAAACGCGCTTAGTGCAAAACTGCAGTTTCAGCCTAAAGTCGGCCAAGTTAACAATACTtactcaaaaaaatcatcagTAGCAGACAAAAAAGCTACTTCAACGTCTCCTGTGAAAACGACCGACACTAAACCACCGAAAACTACTATAAAGTCAGAAGCTAAGCCATCTGAAGGCTCTTCAAATACTCCAGTCACAGAATTGAATGCATCAAAAGTTGCAGTTACCTCGGTGTCGTGCTCGGGAGTTAGTATCGCTAGCAGTTTAACTAGTGGCTCTTCTGTAGCTGCAACATATGTGACAGCACCTTCCACTTCGATCGACACTTGTGCAACGTCTGTTAaactccagcagcagcacaataATGCTCTGCAGACTGTAGCAGCGCCCAGTACTGAGAGCCTTGCTTCGATCGGACTGCATGTGTCTACGACGATGCCTAGTCAAGTGAATCTCAACAGTTGGATGGCCGAGCGCTCGAAGAACTCGTCCGGTAAAACCGCGATGAGCCCAGATATACAGCTGCGTTCGATGCCTGGTATGCCTCAGATAGGCAAGGATATTGTCTGCTCGACTACAGCCTCGAGTCCGTCTAGTTCCATGGGACGATTTAACATCCAGACTCCGTCTATGAGCATTTACTCGATCTCGACAACCATGAAGAACAACGTGTACACAAGTGCTACTCAAAACTACAGTAATAGCCCGAGCAAGCAGGCGATGACGAAACCGGGCTTTGGCACATCTAACATGTATCCGCAGGTACCGCCGTGTCCAGCTGCCATACCTATTTCACTTATGAAACCGGCAAAGACCTCAAAGGGCACAACACTCAACGAGATTTGCGCCAAAATTAGTAATGCAAGTAGCAGCGGATCCAAGATCAACGACATATGTGCCAAGATCGGCGAAAGCTCCAAAGAAAAGAGCAAGATCGAtgcgatgcagcagcagctacaaCGTAACAAACCCGAGGTTCCAGACTTGCTGAAAATTTCGAAGAAGACTATGATGACACCAGTAAACGAGAGCATCCACGGTAGCGGCAAGCATATACCAAACATCCCGAACGTGCCGATCTATACACCAAGCAACAGTCAAGCACTTCATGCCAGTAACGAAGCCGCTAAAGACAGCGTCAAGAGGCTTGCTACGGCTTTGGTGTCCTCGCAGGCTGCTCTAATGACACCTCAGATGCAGAAGATGTCTCAGAAAAAGCACTCACAGGCAGTTGGCTACAAAACGCTTCGTGATCCACCAAAGTCCTGGAATCCGACTCTCTCCAAAAACAACTATGTAGCAGCCAAAAATCAAGCAAAGGAGATGCAAAACCAAGCACAGGCAGCTTATGGGATGAATGATGGTAGCGGTACTGCATCCAAGCAGCCAGCATCAAAGCAGgcaaaaattttcaagatcCGAAACATGCCTCGTTATTTGG GTAATCCAGCGTCAGGTGTGAAACCGATGTACGGTGTAGTTAACGAACAGTCCAAGGACAAGGATCAATCTACAAGCACGAAGAATAATAGCCCAACAATGAGCATGATGAAGATAGATCCGCAAACACTCTCACCCATCGTCTCAAGTCCTAATAATTCGCCGATTGTTTCGCCACCACCTTACTCGCCAACAGCTCGCAGCTATCAGAACAGCCCCTTCACGCCACGTGACATTTGCCGTAACAGCAACTCGCCGATCTCGCCTCGCAATTCTCCGGTCAACATGCTCTCAACGAATCCGTTCATACCTTCGCAGACGCATAACACTAATCCCCGGCTCATCTATTCGCATTTCCCACCGACTTTCACTGATGCCAGTCGCTTCTCTAATCCTCTCATCAGATCGCCCATCGGCATATCGCCCCCAAGTGCCTTCCATAGCAGTATGCCGCCCTCGATAAACAAATTCTATCAGCGGTCTGGGTACATGACTCAGCCTCAAACAAGTGTAGCAGTGGctgccgccgcagccgcagcTGCGGCCACTGCTAGCTTTTCGTCCGGTGTCACTGctcaacagcaacagcaacatgCCCCTGCTGTCCAACGGATACCACCGAGCAGCCACTCATCACCGGTGCCTACAGCTTCATCTCCATCTGCGTCTTCTCCCTCCTCTGCTTCCTCAAAGTCACCCAAGACATCTTCAGCTTCACCCAGTGGAGCTGGTGCTACAAACGTGAAACTGACTACGACAACGACAACTAGCACGACGTCAACCTCGGTGGTCGACAGTGTAGCTCTTCAGCTTGCTAAAGGCCTTGCACAACGCGACTCTAAAATCTACGATCTCACAAGGACCGATTCTCCCAAGCCTAGTTCGGATAATACCGGTGCTACAAATCAGAATGCGTCAGTTTTGCTGCAGTCAGCTCAAATAGCCAAAAAGAGCAGTGAAATAAGTAACAAGGCAAAATCTTCACCGAGTGTTGAAGTCCAAAAAACTAGTGGCGAGACATCAACAAAGCACAATGATCTAGACGCTACCAACAAAAGTTCACAACAGGAGGCGAAGATCGCGATCAGCACAGCGGCAACTGTAACGACAACGGCAGTAACAACTACCGTAACCAAAGAGCTAGACAAAGACGAAAAGAGCCACGCTAAGGTGAATGGAGGTATTACGATAACAATGACGAACAATGATAAGCCAAAGGTTGATGCAGCTGGGcaagaaaaacaagaaaaagttgaaaaaccTACCGAGGATAAAAGCAGCGTCGTAGATGCGGCAACAGAAAGCGAAAAGTCGAACTCAGCAGCATCTCCGTCGAAATCTGCGCCCGGTAAGACTGTCGCCCAAGAAGCACCCCAAGAAAAGATTGAAACAAAACAAAGTGTAACTGCTCCTCAGCAGAAGTTACAAAATACTGAAGGTGGAAAGACGGGAGATGCAGCGACAACGCTGCAAGGAAAGAAAATCGTCGCGGATgcgcaaaaagaaaaagcagagtcGTAA